From the genome of bacterium:
GACTGGGGGCCGAGATAGGCATAAGCACCACAAGGCTCCACGCATACGGCCCCATGGGCGTGGAGGAGTTGACTACCACCAAGTTCGTGGTCTACGGCGACGGGCAGGTACGGGAATAGGGTGCGAATAGGGGTTTTTGGCGGAACCTTTGACCCGATTCACTACGGCCATCTGAGGCTGGCCGAAGAGGCCCGGGAATCTTTTTGCCTGGAGATGATCCTGTTCATCCCGGCTTCTGTGCCACCACACAAGACCCACAAGAAGGTCTCCCACATAGAGCACAGATTGGAGATGGTGAGAAGGGCAGTGGCTGGGAATCCAGCATTCCAGGTATCGGACCTGGAATGCAGCCGACCTGGAGTCTCTTACTCGGTGGAGACCCTTCGTTTGATGCAGCAGCTGCAGGGTCCTGAGGTGGAAATGTTTTTCCTGGCTGGCTTGGATGCTTTTCTGAATATTCACACGTGGAAGGCCTTTCCGGAGCTCTTTGAAATGAGCAACTGGATTGTGCTGGGAAGAGCCGGTTTCAGACCTTCTGGGAAAAGAGCATTGCCAGCCAAGCTGAGGAGCATTTTTCGCTATGATCCCAAGGAGCGTGCCTGGGTTCACCCCAGTGGGCACAGGGTTTTCTTCAGGGGCTTCCGATCTCTGGATGTTTCAGGCACTGAAATCAGAGCCCTTCTAAGATCCGGGCGTTCCATAAGATATCTTGTGCCAGAGGAGGTGGCCGGATACATAGCCCTGCACCGCCTTTATGCAGTGGAAGCCGGTGCAAAGACCAAGGAGCCGGGGCATGGCCCGTGAGCAAAGCCGCAATATTGTAAAGAAGGAGGGGACCTCGGAAGAGAAATCCCTGCTCATCGCCAGGTTTATGCAGGCCAAGAAAGCCCAGAACATTCTCATATTGGACCTCAGGCAGGTTGCTTCATTCACAGACTATTTTGTGATTTGCACAGGCAGATCCGACAGGCAGGTACAGGCCATAGCAGAACACCTGGAGCGAGAACTCAAGGGCCTGAAGTGGAAACCCACGGCTGTTGAAGGCCTGGGTGTGGCGCGATGGGTTCTGATGGATTTCGGAGACGTCATAGTGCACATCTTCCAGAAACAGATAAGAGAATTCTACGACTTGGAAGGCCTTTGGTCAGATGCCCCCAGGCTTGAGTTTCCTGAAGACACAGAGTCCATGGATACGGAAGTGGAAGAAGACTTTTAGGACTTTTTCTTCTCACCCAAGCCCGCACCATGGCCTGGGACCAGTCAAGCAGGGGGCCGAGTCCCCAACCAACAGGTACATTATTCCATTTTCAGGCCAAGACCAGGCAAGGAACCCATGGGAAAAAAACAGGCTGCATTTGAGCCCCAATCGGTCTAGCCCATAAGATCCTGAAATCAGCCCTCAATCATTTACTTATCATGAACACTGCAGGCTAGAAACGATGTGGGGCTTCCTTTAAACTTGATCCGTAACCAAGGAAGATGGCCGTGCTCATCGGGGGGCAACAGACTCGCAGGTATCACCCAGCAGTAGCCAGGCATGTGTTGAGGTTTTCCGGTCAGGTTCTTTTTGGGAGCAAAGGGGAAATCTCTTTGTTTTCAGGCCAAGAGCCCCAGTGGCTTGGGAAGGTCATCAGCTGCCCATTGCCTGTGGGTTATGCGTGTAGAAGGATTCCTTGGGAATTTGGAACAGGCAAGAAATGAATCTGGCTGAGCATCTAGGTGGCTTGCTGAGTTCTTTGGTGGAGCTGGTTTTCCCCCCTGTATGCGTTCTTTGTGAGGGGGACATGAAGCCTTGCCAGGAGGAATCCCACAAGCTCCTGCTTTGGAGGGGCCATGGTATCTGTGGGAGTTGTTTCAAGGAAATATCATGGCTGGTTCCTCCTTTTTGTCCGAGTTGTGCTTTGCCTATTCATTCCTCGGCCGTTTCATCTCACTTTTGCGGGGAATGCATGGCGGATCCGCCCCCTTTTCAGTGGGCTCGAGCCCTGGTGGTTTACGACCAGGAGATCTTCCCTCTTTTGCACAAGATGAAATACGGTCGTGACAGTTCCCTGGCCTGTTTCATGGGTTGGCTGCTGGCTGTGAATCTAAAAGAGGAATTGGAGTGCCTGGATCTGCATCTGGTAGTTCCCATTCCATTGCATCCGAGTCGCTTGAGACAAAGGGGGTTCAATCAGGCTGCTGTCATGGGAAGGGCGATTGCCAAGAGTTTGGGAGTGCCCATGGGACTGGGGCTCTTGAACCGGCACAGATATACCCCACCTCAGGTGGGTCTCAGCAAGATGGAGAGGCGGAAAAATGTAAGAGGGGCTTTTTCGGTAAAAGGGAAAAACCGGTTGAAAGGAAAAAGAATCCTGCTTGTGGATGATGTTTACACAACAGGAGCCACTCTTAGGGAAGCTTCCAGGGAGCTACTCAAAAACGGTGCGGATCAGGTGTACGTGATGAGCTTTGCCAGGGTGCTTTGAACCCAGGGCCAGGAGGCCCTTTTGCAAACTAGCCTTAAATATTAATGAAAATGGAATCTGTGGGTGCGATTTTCACAGGCAGTGGATCAGGCGGTGATTCCTTGGGCATATCCCAAGTGATTGGATTTGCCCTTGATGAGAGCATGATTTCTCTTGGGGGCAGGAGCGGGTTTCAAGCAAAGAGAAGCTCATGGTTTATCCCTGATTCCAGAGGCCTTGTTGAAGAGCCAGGGTGGGGTTTTGACCAAGGTGGGTGAGTTTGTTGGGCCTGGGTTGTGCTATGGCCTGTAACATGTTATTTTGCTTTGAAATTTGAGCCTGGAGCCAGACACGGTGCAAAATCGGTCCCTAGGGGCTAAGCCAATGATATTGTGAAGTGAATACCTCATTGAAGAGAAAAGCTAAGGGGTGTCTTTATCTTGGAGAAGGGTTTGACCGCCATGACCCAGATGTTTGGGGGGGCTCTTGTAACACCGGCCCAGATCGTTTTCCCAAGGCCCATCAGGTAGAAGGTTAAGCCCTTGGTACCTTTACCCGGTTTAAGATCTGGGAGCGACTCCATAGGGGAAACCAGGCTGCATTTCAGAAGCAATGGGTTCATACCAGCACATGGTGAAGGTGGCCTGTATCATTTAGTGATCCTCAACAATGGGGGCTAGAGGCTAGGGAGGTTTGATGGGAGATTCTCGAAAGGGCCCAAAGGCTGTATGGGCTGTGGGTGGGGGCAAGGGGGGTACAGGAAAGACCCTTATTGCCAGCAACATAGCCATATCTCTTGCCAAGAGGGGTCAAAGAGTTCTTCTGGTGGATGCCGATGTAGGTGGAGCTAACCTGCACACTTGCCTGGGGATTGAGAGACCCAGGTACACTCTAGGGGCTTTCTTCCAGGGAAACCACGGCGACCTGAGCGACTTCATGGAAGAAACCGGGGTGGCCAATCTTCTCCTGGTAAGTGGCACCCTGGACTATCCCATCAGGGGCCCCAAGGTGAGGGATATGAACAGGCTGCGCAATGCCCTTAGGCGCGCGCAGGTGGACTATGTGATTCTTGACATAGGTTCAGGAAGCGCTCAGACAACCATGGAACTTTTCCTGATGGCCAGCCTCGGGCTCTACGTAATAGTCCCAGAGCCCACCTCCATAGAGAACACCTATAGATTCCTCAAAGAGGCCCTTTATTGGACCCTGGTCAGAAGCACCAGAAAACGCACCGTGAAAAGTGCTCTCAACAAGGCCTTTCATGTGGGCAAGGTAGAGGATTTTCAACCTGTTCCGGAACTCCTGAGACAATTGAGCCGCACAGAGCCCCTTGTGAGCCGGATTCTGAAATCCAGTTTGGAAAGTTTTCAGGTGAGGCTGGTGTTGAACCAGGTGCGCCGGTATGAGGATGTAGAGGTGGGATTCTCGGTAAGGAGCGCAGTGCACAAATATTTCGGTCTGCGGGTGGACTACAGCGGGTACATAAACTTCGACGAGAGGGTCATCCAGTGTGTTCGTTCCCGGCAGTCTCTCTTGCAGAGTTTTCCGGAATCCAACGCTGCCAAGTGTATAGAAAACCTGACTCAGAGACTCCTTAGCCAGGGCCAGCTTGCCTTTGATTTCTTTTGACACGAGGCCGTAATCCCATGATAGAACTTGGCACACTGAATCCTTACGAGGTCTTGGACGTGGATCCAAGGGCCACGGTGGCCGAGATAAAAAGGGCTTTCCAGATAGCCCTGAAGACCTATGGACCAGGCCACATGGCCACAGCAGGGCTTTTCACAGAGGAGCAGCGAGAGGAAATCCTGAGCAAGGTCCACGAGGCCTATAACGTGCTGATGGATCCCGAGCGCCGGGGCCACTGGGACGAAATTCTGAGGCAAAAGGGGCTCTACCCCCTCGAGGCTGAGCAGCAGCACGGGGTCTCGGCCCCAGATGTGGCAGTACCCATTCCACCCAAGCCCAAGGGCCTGGAAGCCCAGTCTCAGGAAGATCCCAAGGTGAGGCAAGAGAGAGAACAGCGGGTCAGGGAGCTTTTGGCCGAAGCACAACACAAGGGGGAGTGGACAGGGGCCTTGCTGCGTCAAGTGCGCGAGGTGCGCTCCATGACTCTGGATGAAATAGCTCAGAAAACCAAGATTGGAAGAGGACATCTCAGATCCATCGAGGAGGACTCCTATGAGTTTCTGCCTCCTGACGTTTACGTGAAAGGTTTCATAACCCAGATAGCCAAGGTTCTGGGGCTGGATCCGGGTGTAGTGGCTCCTAGGATAATGGATCGGATTCGAAAGATCAGGGGGCCTCGTTAAGAAAGGAGATGGAGCTGCTGTTGAAGTGCTAAGAGTTCTCTAAGAGACGGGAAAGGAGAGATCCAGCATGTTCGATGCTTACCCCAAGCTGGTGGTGCTCAAGGATGGGACTTCGGTGTTGCTGCGGCCCATGGTCTTGTCAGACGAGCCTGGCCTGAACGATTTCTTTTCCCGTATCCCGGAAAAGGAGAGATGGTTCAGGCGGGAAAACGTGTCCGATCCCCAGGTCATAAAGAGTTGGTTTCAGCAGATGGACTACCAGAGGGTTCTCCCCATGGTGGCCGTGAGGGAATCCGATGGACTCATCGTGGCCAACCTGAGCCTCCACAGGCGCTCCTGGGGTTGTTTGAGCCATGTGGGACATATCCGCATCATGGTGGACCCCATGTACAGGGGTCAGAGACTTGGGACCTGGATGATCCTGGATCTGGTGAAACTGGCCATGGGCATGGGGGTGGAGAAACTGGTGGCTGAATTTGTGGCAGGGGTCGAGGATGCTGCCATGAGGGGTGTGCAGAAGCTGGATTTCTTCAAGGCGGCTGTTTTGGAGGACTATGTGAAGGACCCTGAGGGGGGTTACCATGACCTGGTCATAATGGTGAAAAACCTGCACAGGGACTGGAGCGATTTCTGATGGGCCCTGATCCCAGGCAGACCCGAGAGCTCAGGGTAAGGACCCCCAGGGGAGAGTTGCTTTTCAGGTCCCTTTGCCAGCCTGGTTCTTTCCTCGGCTTGAGACTGGACTGCGGGCTTGGGAATTTCCCTCATTATTCTTCCATGATACAGAAGTTGGAGATGTTTGAATGCATAGCCTCAGGGGAGGATGGCAACGTGCTCTTGACCCTGGCCAATGGGAATAATGTGGTGGCATATGCCTGCTGCTACTATCCCTCTGCAGGTGAAAGGTGGGCTGCTCTGGGAAAACTCATGTACGAGATGGGAGCCATTGAGGTAAGCCGAAATTGGAGAAACCTAGGTATTGCACAAATATTGGTGCGCATGGCCATGGACAGAGATTTTTACGAGGACAAGATAGCCTACATGAACGGCTTTTCCTGGCACTGGGATCTGGAAGGCACGGGCTACACTCTGGCTCAGTATCGTCAGATGATGATCAACCTTATGAAACCGTACGGTTTCAAGGAATACCCGACCAATGAGCCCAACATAGCCATCAGGGAGGAGAATGTTTTTCTGGCCAGAATAGGATCAAGAGTCTCACAGCGAGATGTCCTGCGTTTCAGGAAACTGCTGTTTGGAATTGTGGACAAGAACTGACTCAACATGGATCATGGAGCAACTAGTTAAAACGCATGCCTCGTTGGGCAAAGGAGTTTTTTATGGTGTGGATTATTCCAAAGGATGGGTGGCCTGGGGGTTAGGTCTCCAAGAGCTTAGCACCTTTACCCATTTTCAGATCTAGACAGAAACCAGGCTGCATTTGAACTTAATTGGTTCATGTAAGGATATTGTGAAGGTATCCTTAGCTTCAGCACCGGATCAGCGTCCCATAAATCTCTGTCTAATCTCCTCTCTTTCCTGAGGGCTCAACTTATCTGGATTCCTCAGCTTCTGGCGATAGCGCAACTTTTCTTCCTGGGGAAGGCTTCTCCACTGTTCAAATCGTTTTCGATAGAGGTCCTGATCTTGAGGAGGAAGGCTCTTCCACCTCTGCCATCTTTCCCTTAGGTCTTCTCTTTTTTCTGGCGGCAGGGAGCGGAATTGCTGGAGCCTTTGATGGAGCCTCTCCCTCTCCTCTGGGGTAAGTCTCTTGGGAGTCTCATAAGGGACCTTGTTTCTCTCCAGGGGTGGGGGTGGAAGCCTTCGTTCCCCTGTAGGGGGCGGTTTTAGTCTTCGAAGTGGATCTTGATCTGAGCTTCTCTCAGAGGCAATGGGCCCCTGGGGCCCAGTGGTTTGAGCAAAAACTTCTGGCAATGGGCCGAATCCAAGCAAAAGCATTACACAGCCCCCAATTCCGAGGAGCAGTTTCAAGAAAGCTCTTGCTCCCTTTGATGCCCCTGGCTCTATTCTGCCCATTTTCTTCACTGCCTGACTCCTCCCAAAAACACGGGCCTTCTCAGAGCACAGCTTCCTTCTTGTCCAAGATCTGAACCAGCTTTTGGATCACGTCCATGTCTTCCAAGAGTTCCATATCCTCAAGCAGATCCCCTTCCTGAGCCAAGAGCCTCTCTTCGCTTTCACGGCCTCCCACGTCCACCCCATGAGGAGTCAACTGCTGCCAGCCAAACCATCCTGCCACAAGAATCATGACAGCCCCGGCCAGGGCAGGAAGCGGCAACCTGAAAGGTAAAGCCAAATCTTTGAGCCGGAAGTGCCTTCTGTCCAGCTTGTGGAAAATAGATCTTCGAAGTGCCATGGACTCAAAGGGCGCAGGCTCAGGGAAAAGCCAGCTCTTTTTGACCTTCATGAGCATGCTCTTTAACTTTTCCCTTTCCTGCTGGCATTCCTGGCATGTTGCCAAATGTTCCCGCCACTTGTCATGCTCGGGAAGCGTCTCTCCATAAACATCCAGGAGGAGCTGCTCTCGGAATCGGGAACATTCCTTCATGATCATTGCCTCCTTGATCATTCTCACAGCCAGTCCTTGAGCTCCTGCTGAAGCCTGTGG
Proteins encoded in this window:
- the rsfS gene encoding ribosome silencing factor → MAREQSRNIVKKEGTSEEKSLLIARFMQAKKAQNILILDLRQVASFTDYFVICTGRSDRQVQAIAEHLERELKGLKWKPTAVEGLGVARWVLMDFGDVIVHIFQKQIREFYDLEGLWSDAPRLEFPEDTESMDTEVEEDF
- a CDS encoding helix-turn-helix domain-containing protein, which translates into the protein MIELGTLNPYEVLDVDPRATVAEIKRAFQIALKTYGPGHMATAGLFTEEQREEILSKVHEAYNVLMDPERRGHWDEILRQKGLYPLEAEQQHGVSAPDVAVPIPPKPKGLEAQSQEDPKVRQEREQRVRELLAEAQHKGEWTGALLRQVREVRSMTLDEIAQKTKIGRGHLRSIEEDSYEFLPPDVYVKGFITQIAKVLGLDPGVVAPRIMDRIRKIRGPR
- a CDS encoding ComF family protein, which encodes MGIWNRQEMNLAEHLGGLLSSLVELVFPPVCVLCEGDMKPCQEESHKLLLWRGHGICGSCFKEISWLVPPFCPSCALPIHSSAVSSHFCGECMADPPPFQWARALVVYDQEIFPLLHKMKYGRDSSLACFMGWLLAVNLKEELECLDLHLVVPIPLHPSRLRQRGFNQAAVMGRAIAKSLGVPMGLGLLNRHRYTPPQVGLSKMERRKNVRGAFSVKGKNRLKGKRILLVDDVYTTGATLREASRELLKNGADQVYVMSFARVL
- a CDS encoding GNAT family N-acetyltransferase, translated to MGPDPRQTRELRVRTPRGELLFRSLCQPGSFLGLRLDCGLGNFPHYSSMIQKLEMFECIASGEDGNVLLTLANGNNVVAYACCYYPSAGERWAALGKLMYEMGAIEVSRNWRNLGIAQILVRMAMDRDFYEDKIAYMNGFSWHWDLEGTGYTLAQYRQMMINLMKPYGFKEYPTNEPNIAIREENVFLARIGSRVSQRDVLRFRKLLFGIVDKN
- a CDS encoding GNAT family N-acetyltransferase; this encodes MFDAYPKLVVLKDGTSVLLRPMVLSDEPGLNDFFSRIPEKERWFRRENVSDPQVIKSWFQQMDYQRVLPMVAVRESDGLIVANLSLHRRSWGCLSHVGHIRIMVDPMYRGQRLGTWMILDLVKLAMGMGVEKLVAEFVAGVEDAAMRGVQKLDFFKAAVLEDYVKDPEGGYHDLVIMVKNLHRDWSDF
- the nadD gene encoding nicotinate-nucleotide adenylyltransferase; the encoded protein is MRIGVFGGTFDPIHYGHLRLAEEARESFCLEMILFIPASVPPHKTHKKVSHIEHRLEMVRRAVAGNPAFQVSDLECSRPGVSYSVETLRLMQQLQGPEVEMFFLAGLDAFLNIHTWKAFPELFEMSNWIVLGRAGFRPSGKRALPAKLRSIFRYDPKERAWVHPSGHRVFFRGFRSLDVSGTEIRALLRSGRSIRYLVPEEVAGYIALHRLYAVEAGAKTKEPGHGP
- a CDS encoding DUF3106 domain-containing protein, translated to MLLLGFGPLPEVFAQTTGPQGPIASERSSDQDPLRRLKPPPTGERRLPPPPLERNKVPYETPKRLTPEERERLHQRLQQFRSLPPEKREDLRERWQRWKSLPPQDQDLYRKRFEQWRSLPQEEKLRYRQKLRNPDKLSPQEREEIRQRFMGR
- a CDS encoding P-loop NTPase; translation: MGDSRKGPKAVWAVGGGKGGTGKTLIASNIAISLAKRGQRVLLVDADVGGANLHTCLGIERPRYTLGAFFQGNHGDLSDFMEETGVANLLLVSGTLDYPIRGPKVRDMNRLRNALRRAQVDYVILDIGSGSAQTTMELFLMASLGLYVIVPEPTSIENTYRFLKEALYWTLVRSTRKRTVKSALNKAFHVGKVEDFQPVPELLRQLSRTEPLVSRILKSSLESFQVRLVLNQVRRYEDVEVGFSVRSAVHKYFGLRVDYSGYINFDERVIQCVRSRQSLLQSFPESNAAKCIENLTQRLLSQGQLAFDFF